TATAGGGCGATCCTAAATTTCGCCGCGAAAGCCGCGAAGCCAAAGGCGTTTGCGCGCCGATCGCGACATATCGTCGCCTTGCCAACGCCCCACCCCGCCCCCAACTGCAAAGCCATATCCAACCGCCCCTCGCCTTTACAGGAGCTGCGATGCAGCATGCCGACAGCCTGATCCTCACATTGGTCGGCGGCTTCGTCCTGGCCTTTGCATTCGGCATGTTGGCTCATCGGCTGCGGTTGTCGCCCCTCGTCGGCTATCTGGTTGCGGGGGTCATCGTCGGCCCCTTCACCGGGGGGTTCGTCGCCGACACCACGCTTGCGCCGCAACTGGCCGAAATCGGCGTCATCCTGCTGATGTTCGGGGTCGGGCTGCATTTCTCGCCCAAAGACCTGATGCAGGTGCGCAAGATCGCCATTCCCGGCGCCCTGGTTCAGATCGCGGCGGCCACCGGCCTGGGCTGGGGGTTGGGGCGGTTCGTGCTGGGACTGGGCGATGTCGAGGCCGTGTTGATGGGCTTTGCTCTGTCGGTCGCCTCCACCGTCGTCCTGCTGCGCGCGCTGGAGGAGCGTAAACAGGTCAAGGGCGAGATCGGCCGCATCGCTGTCGGCTGGCTGATCGTGGAGGATCTGGTCATCGTCATCGCCCTGGTGATGCTGCCGATGATGCTGGCCCCGGCGGGCGATCAGGCCGATCTGACGGCGCTGGCGACCAATGTCGGTCTGACCCTGTTGAAGGTCGCGCTGTTCGTGGTCGGCATGCTTGTGGTGGGGGGCAAGGTCATACCGTGGCTGCTGATCCGCATCGCCCATACCAAGTCGCGCGAGTTGTTCACCCTGGGGGTGCTGGCCATCGCGCTCGGCATCGCCTGGCTGGCCTATTTCCTGTTCCACTCTTTCGCGCTCGGCGCCTTCCTGGCCGGGTTGGTGATGAACGCCTCGCCCCTGGGGCACAATGCGGCCGAGCGGTCGCTGCCGTTGCGCGACGCCTTCGCCGTGCTGTTCTTCGTCTCGGTGGGGATGCTGTTCGACCCGATGATCCTGGTGCGCCAGCCCTGGGCCGTGCTGGGGGTGCTGGGCATCGTCATCGTGGGCAAGTCGGTCGCCGCCCTGGTCATCACCAAGGCGTTCAAGCTGGATCGCCCGACCGGCCTGACCGTGGCGGCCTCCCTGGCCCAGATCGGCGAATTCTCGTTCATCCTGGCGGCGCTGGGCGTATCGCTGGGCGCCATGAGCCGCGAGACCCACGACCTGATCCTGGCCGCCGCCCTGCTGTCGATCTCGCTCAATCCGTTCGTCTTCCTGTTCACCGACCGGATGGGCGGGCGGCCCAAGCCGCCGCCGGCCGGCGCGACGCGGCCCGCCGCTGCGGACGGGCCGATCACGGATGCGGCGGCTTCGGCCTGAGGCACTTGTCGCCCGGCTCTTTTCGTCGGGGCGGACCGGGGCTATCGTCGGGACATGGACATGACCGCAGCAGATCAGGCCGTTCTTCATTATGGCGACGGCGAATTCGCCGTGTTGAAGCCGGGCCGTTTCGTGCGCTGCGCGGTGACGGACCGGCCGATCCCGCTGGAGATCCTGCGCTACTGGAGCCCCTCGCGCCAGCAGCCCTATTACGGTCCCGCAGAGTTCATCACCGCCCAGATCGCCGTTCAGTCGGCGGCGAAATGATCGCCACGCGCCGGGCGCTGCTGGCCGGCGCGGGCGCCGGGCTGATCGCCGGGCCGCTGATGGCGCAGGATCGCAACGCCCTGCCGCTGGCCCTGAACGGAGCATGGCGTCAGGGCGGCTACGCCTTTGGGCGCACCGCCCCAGGCGCCCTGGTCTTCGTGGACGGCGAGGCCCTGACCACCGCCTCGGCCGCCGGCCTGTTCGTGATCGGTTTCGACCGGGATGCCGGCCCAGGCGCGCGGATCGAGGTCCGGTCGGTCGACGGCGCCCGCTCGGCCCGACGCGCGCTGGACATCGCGCCCTACGCCTTTCCGTCGACCCGCGTGAACGGCCTGCCGCCCTCGACCGTGGAACCCAGCGATCCCGCCCTTCTGGCCCGAATCCAACGCGAGATCGCCCTGAAGACCGAGGGTTTCGCCAGCCGGATCGACGCCGACGACTTCCGCGACGGCTTCGTCTGGCCGCTGGACAGCTATCGCATCTCCAGCGCCTGGGGCGCCCAGCGCATCCTGAACGGCACGCCCGCCCGGCCGCACTACGGCATCGACCTGGCGGCGCCGCAAGGGACCGTGATCCGCGCGCCCGCCGACGGCCGCATCGCCTTCGTCCGCCCCGACATGCATTTCGAGGGCGGCCTGACCCTGATCGACCACGGCCAGGGGCTGATCACCTGCTATCTGCATCAGTCGCGGCTGGACGTGCAGCAGGGCCAGCGCGTGCGGCGCGGCGATCCGCTGGGCCGCGTCGGCATGACCGGCCGCGCGACGGGGCCGCACCTGTGCTGGCGCATGAAATGGCGCGACCGCAACCTGGACCCGTCGCTCATGGTCGGCGCCCAGACGCCGAAAACGCTCAGCTGACCCACGGCTCCGCTTGCGGGCGCCGGGGCGGCGTCATAACGTCGATCGTCGACCGGTCGGGGCCAGATGTCTTCTCTGAAATCGCTGAACGTCCTGCTGGTGGACGACAATCAGAACATGCGGGCGATCACGTCCGCGGTCCTGCATTCCGCCGATATCCGCAACGTCCATGAGGCGGACGAAGGAGCCAGCGCCTTCGACGTTCTGCGTCGCCACGCCGTCGACCTGGCCATCGTCGATTTCAACATGTTCCCGCTGGACGGGGTGGAGTTCACGCGCCTGGTCCGCACCAGCGCAGACAGTCCCAATCCCTATCTGCCGATCATCATGATGACCGGTCATTCCGAGCGGGCCCGCGTCTATGAGGCGCGCGACGCCGGGGTCAACGAATTCATCGTCAAGCCGATCACCGCCAAGGCCGTGCTGGACCGGATCAACGCCGTCATCCTGCGGCCTCGCGCCTTCATCAAGAGCGAAGGCTACATCGGCCCCTGCCGGCGGCGTCGCGACGCGCCGGACTATGCCGGACCTTTTCGCCGCAGCTCGGAAGCCGGGCGATCCAGCGCCGCATAGACCTTGTCCGGCCAGCGCTTGTGGACCCAGAACCAGTCCACCGGATGCTCGCGCACCCGATCCTCGACGAATCGGTTGGCGGCCTGGATGCCAGCCAGGATATCGGCGGCCTTGTCTTCGCCGTGGCCGATGCTGATCGGTTCATGCGCCGTGACGCGGAAACGCACGCCCGGCAGCCGCACCACCGACAGCGGCTGCATGACCGTGTCGAACCGCGCCGCCAGCCGCGCCGCGCCGGGTGAAGCGTTGACCGGCTGACCGAAGAACTGCACTTCCGGCCCCTGATTGTATTTCTGGTCGACCAGCAGGGCGATGGAATCGCCGCGCTTCATCCCCGCCATCAGATCGCGCGTCCCGTCGCCCTTGGGCGCGAACAGGCGCACGCCGTACCGCTCTCGGTTCTGGCGGATCAGGGCGTCGACATAGGGATTGTTCGCCGCGCGATAGGTCACCTGACACGGCAGGCCGGACGCCATGATGACCGCCGCCATCACTTCGAAATTCGCCAGATGGCCCGAGATCAGCACCGCCGGCCTGGCGCTGTCGCGCAGGGCATGCAGCCGTTCCATGCCGACCACCTCGACCCGCCCGCCTTCGGGGGTCAACTGGTCCATCACCGCCACCTCGGCGAAGGTGCGACCCGTCCCGTCCCACTGCTCGATGGCCAGCTTTTCGCGTTCCGCCGCGGGCATGTCGGGAAAGGCGATGCGTAGATTGCGCATCACCGTCTTATGGGTGCTCGTCAACGGCCCCAGCAGGCGCAGCAAGCCGCCGCCCAGGGCCGAGGCGCGCTCGACGCCCAGCAGGCGCAAAAACCCGACCAGCGACCGATAGGCCGCAGCCTCCAGACGCCAGATCAGGTCCTGCCGCAACGCCTTCCCGCCGCCAGCCTTCGATCCGTTCTCACCAGGCAATCGTCAATCCACCGTCCACCACAAGGGTCTGTCCGGTCACATAGGCCGACGCAGGGCTGCACAGATAGACCGCCGTGCCCGCGATTTCATCCGGTTGGCCGATCCTTTTCAGCGGCGCCGGCTCCGTCACCGTCTTCAGCAACTCGGGGTTCTCCCACAGGTATTTGGCGAAGTCGGTCTGCACCAGGCCCGGCGCGATGCAGTTGACCCGCACGTTCGACGGTCCCCACTCCACGGCCAGATTGCGCACCAGCTGCATGTCCGCCGCCTTGGAGATATTATAGGCGCCGATCAGCGCATTTCCGCGCAGGCCGCCGATGGACGAGATCACCAGGATCGAGCCGTCTTTACGCTCGACCATCTGCGGCGCGACCATCTGGATCAGCCAATGGTTCGAGATGACGTTATTCTGCAGGATTTTCTCGAACTGATCGTCCGCGATGCCCGCCATCGGCCCGGCGTAGGGGTTGGTCGCGGCGTTGCAGACCAGGATGTCGATCCGGCCGAAGGCGCTGTTCGTCTCGTCCACCAGCCGCTGCAACTCTTCTTTCGAGGCGATGTTGGCGGGAACCGCGATGGCGCGGCCCTGGCCGTATCGGCCGTTGATCTCGCCGGCGACCTCTTCGCACGGCCCGGCCTTGCGCGAGGAAATGACGACCTTGGCGCCGTGTTCGGCCAAACGTTCGGCGATGGCCTTGCCGATTCCGCGCGACGAGCCGGTGATGATGGCGACCTTGCCGGTCAGATCGAACAGTTCCATTGCGTTTCCCGTATGTTTGTGCGGGGATATTTATCGCCCCGCTCTAGCCGAATGACATTGATAGCCTGATACTCGGGCGATTCCATCCGGGAGTGGCCGACCGCCAGTCGATGCGCAACCTAACCACGGGCTTTCTGTATTTCGCCTATCTGTTCCTCGGCATGACCGTGGGTGCCTTCCTGTGGCGCGCCGGACTGGGGATCGGCGCGGGCGTGGCCGGAACCCTGGGCGCGCTCGGCCTGCTGGGCGCCTTCCATGGCATCGTCACCGGCATCGCCGACCGCCGCGCCCTGAAGAAGGAGATCGCCCAGGTTCGCGAGGCGCACCGCCTGCTGGCCGATGCGATGGAATCGACCCAGGGCGCCCTGACCGAGCTGGCCCACGCTATCGAGAGCGGCGTCCTGTCCGACACCGACGCCCTGACCGGCGAGGTTCGAATGCTGGAATCCCTTGTCCAGCAGATGAGCGAGAGCATCGACGAGCGGCTGTCAGCCGCACCCCATATCGGCGTCGAGACCTTCGAGGGTCGCCGGCAGGCCCAGTCCAGCGTTCTGCTGCGCACCATCCACGAGGCGCTCAGCGAGGGGCGCGTCGACCTGTATCTTCAGCCTGTCGTTTCCCTGCCCCAGCGCCGGACCATCTTCTACGAAAGCTTCACCCGCCTGCGCGACTCGACAGACCGCGTCATGATGCCGGCTGAATATCTGTCCATGGCCGAGGGCGAGGGCCTGGTGCCCGCCATCGACAACCTGCTGCTGTTCCGCTGCGCCCAGATCGTGCGCCGTCTGGCGCGCCAGGATCGCAAGGTCGGCGTCTTCTGCAACGTCGCCCTGACCTCTTTGGGAGACGAGACCTTCTTCCCGCAGTTCCTGGACTTCCTTAGCGAGAACCGGGACCTGAACCAGTCCCTGATCTTCGAACTGGGCCAGGCGACCTTCGATGCGCGCGGCGCGGTCGAGGCGCGCAACATGGCCAAGCTGGCCGACCTGGGCTTCCGCTTCTCCCTGGACAAGGTGCAGACGCTGGACCTCGACTTCGCCGACCTGCAACGCTCGGACGTGAAATTCATCAAGGTCGCCGCCGACCTGATGATCGAACAACTGCTGGACCTGGACGGCGGCGCCCCCCTGCGCTCCATGCCCGACATCCAGGCCGCCGACTTCGCCGCCTTGACCCGCCGATACGGCGTCGAGGTCATCGCCGAAAAGGTCGAGAACGAGCGTCAGGTCGTCGATATTCTCGAACTGGACGTCGCCATGGGCCAGGGGCACCTGTTCGGCGAACCCCGCGCCATCAAGGAGCAGGTTCTGGCCGAAACCGACCCGCCCGCCGAGTTCCTGCGCTCCACCCTGCGCAGCGCCGAGCAAAGACGCCGGTTCAGCTAATCATGCCGTTGCGGCTTGCGGGCACATTCTTCGCTTGCCTGCTGATTTCCGCTTGCACCTCGGAGCCGACCTTTCTGCGGTCAAGCACGTCCAGAACTCTGGAATGCCAATCCGATACGACGACCAGTCTGACACTGAGAACATCTGATCAAGGGAAAATGCTAGAGTTCAGTGATCCAGCGTTGAATTCAAACTCGCTACAGTTCGTGCGCGGATTCTTCGCTGAAGATTACTATCGTGGCGACGGCATCGAAGCCTGGGTAGATCCCGAAATTCGGATTAAGTTTGCCGATGGACGCCGCATCGGTCCTTGCAACTGACAGGGCAGGCCAATCATCTTTTGCGATCTGCGACCCACCTTCTCGTGCAAAGGAAGAAGGGCTAAGACGGCCCCATGACCCTCCCCCACGCCCTGCCCCACCTCGGCGACGTCGCCGCCGACTACGACATCCTGCTCTGCGACGTGTGGGGGGTGATCCATAACGGTCGCGAGAGCTGGACCGCGCCGTGCGAGGCGTTGACGCGATTCAATCGCGCGGGCGGGCACGTCGTGCTGATTTCGAACTCGCCGCGCCCGGCCTCGGACGTGATCGCACAGTTGGACAGTCTGGGCGTGCCGCGCGAGGCGTGGAAGGCCTTCGTCACCTCAGGCGACGCCACGCGGGCGGAACTGGCCAAGCGCGCGCCCGGCCCGGCGTGGATCGTCGGCCCCGAACGCGACGCGCCCCTTTACGCCGGCCTGGGGCTGGAACGCGCCGTAAGCGCCGAGGACGCCGCCTTCATCTCCGTCACCGGCCCGGTGGACGACACGGTCGAGACGCCCGAAGACTATCGCGCGCGGTTCGCTGTCGGGGCCGCGCGCGACATCGAACTGATCTGCGCCAACCCGGACAGGGTGGTGCAACGCGGCGACCAGCTGATCTATTGCGGCGGGGCGCTGGCCGATCTGTATGCCTCCCAGGGCGGCCGCGTGGTCATGGCCGGAAAGCCCTTCGCGCCCATCTACGACCTGGCGATCCGGGAGGCCGAGGGCCTGCTGGGGCGGCCCGTCGACCGCTCACGGGTGCTGTGCATCGGCGACGGGGTGGTGACCGACGTCATGGGCGCGAACGCACAGGCCCTGGACTGCCTGTTCATCGCCCAGGGCATCCACGGCGATCAGGCCAAGGGCGAGGACGGAACGCTGGATCCCGCCCGCGCGGGCGCCCTGTTGAAGGCCGAAACCACCTATGCCCGCTACGCGGCGCTGGAACTGGCCTGGTAAGGCTCGCCATTTTGTCGCACGGCGGCTAAAGCCACCCTCATGGTCGAATTAGTTCAGCAGCATCCGTCCGGTGGGTATATCCTGGACGAACTTCACGTCGGCATGGCGGCCGAGAAAATCGTCGTGGCGACGGAGGATCGCATCCGTCTGTTCGCCGAGGCGTCCGACGATTTCAACCCGGTGCATCTGGACGAGGCCTTCGCCTCCAAGACCGCCTATCGCGG
Above is a genomic segment from Candidatus Brevundimonas colombiensis containing:
- a CDS encoding cation:proton antiporter, whose translation is MQHADSLILTLVGGFVLAFAFGMLAHRLRLSPLVGYLVAGVIVGPFTGGFVADTTLAPQLAEIGVILLMFGVGLHFSPKDLMQVRKIAIPGALVQIAAATGLGWGLGRFVLGLGDVEAVLMGFALSVASTVVLLRALEERKQVKGEIGRIAVGWLIVEDLVIVIALVMLPMMLAPAGDQADLTALATNVGLTLLKVALFVVGMLVVGGKVIPWLLIRIAHTKSRELFTLGVLAIALGIAWLAYFLFHSFALGAFLAGLVMNASPLGHNAAERSLPLRDAFAVLFFVSVGMLFDPMILVRQPWAVLGVLGIVIVGKSVAALVITKAFKLDRPTGLTVAASLAQIGEFSFILAALGVSLGAMSRETHDLILAAALLSISLNPFVFLFTDRMGGRPKPPPAGATRPAAADGPITDAAASA
- a CDS encoding DUF2093 domain-containing protein, with protein sequence MDMTAADQAVLHYGDGEFAVLKPGRFVRCAVTDRPIPLEILRYWSPSRQQPYYGPAEFITAQIAVQSAAK
- a CDS encoding M23 family metallopeptidase, producing MIATRRALLAGAGAGLIAGPLMAQDRNALPLALNGAWRQGGYAFGRTAPGALVFVDGEALTTASAAGLFVIGFDRDAGPGARIEVRSVDGARSARRALDIAPYAFPSTRVNGLPPSTVEPSDPALLARIQREIALKTEGFASRIDADDFRDGFVWPLDSYRISSAWGAQRILNGTPARPHYGIDLAAPQGTVIRAPADGRIAFVRPDMHFEGGLTLIDHGQGLITCYLHQSRLDVQQGQRVRRGDPLGRVGMTGRATGPHLCWRMKWRDRNLDPSLMVGAQTPKTLS
- a CDS encoding response regulator, whose translation is MSSLKSLNVLLVDDNQNMRAITSAVLHSADIRNVHEADEGASAFDVLRRHAVDLAIVDFNMFPLDGVEFTRLVRTSADSPNPYLPIIMMTGHSERARVYEARDAGVNEFIVKPITAKAVLDRINAVILRPRAFIKSEGYIGPCRRRRDAPDYAGPFRRSSEAGRSSAA
- a CDS encoding lipid A biosynthesis acyltransferase, yielding MRQDLIWRLEAAAYRSLVGFLRLLGVERASALGGGLLRLLGPLTSTHKTVMRNLRIAFPDMPAAEREKLAIEQWDGTGRTFAEVAVMDQLTPEGGRVEVVGMERLHALRDSARPAVLISGHLANFEVMAAVIMASGLPCQVTYRAANNPYVDALIRQNRERYGVRLFAPKGDGTRDLMAGMKRGDSIALLVDQKYNQGPEVQFFGQPVNASPGAARLAARFDTVMQPLSVVRLPGVRFRVTAHEPISIGHGEDKAADILAGIQAANRFVEDRVREHPVDWFWVHKRWPDKVYAALDRPASELRRKGPA
- a CDS encoding SDR family oxidoreductase, with the translated sequence MELFDLTGKVAIITGSSRGIGKAIAERLAEHGAKVVISSRKAGPCEEVAGEINGRYGQGRAIAVPANIASKEELQRLVDETNSAFGRIDILVCNAATNPYAGPMAGIADDQFEKILQNNVISNHWLIQMVAPQMVERKDGSILVISSIGGLRGNALIGAYNISKAADMQLVRNLAVEWGPSNVRVNCIAPGLVQTDFAKYLWENPELLKTVTEPAPLKRIGQPDEIAGTAVYLCSPASAYVTGQTLVVDGGLTIAW
- a CDS encoding EAL domain-containing protein, with translation MRNLTTGFLYFAYLFLGMTVGAFLWRAGLGIGAGVAGTLGALGLLGAFHGIVTGIADRRALKKEIAQVREAHRLLADAMESTQGALTELAHAIESGVLSDTDALTGEVRMLESLVQQMSESIDERLSAAPHIGVETFEGRRQAQSSVLLRTIHEALSEGRVDLYLQPVVSLPQRRTIFYESFTRLRDSTDRVMMPAEYLSMAEGEGLVPAIDNLLLFRCAQIVRRLARQDRKVGVFCNVALTSLGDETFFPQFLDFLSENRDLNQSLIFELGQATFDARGAVEARNMAKLADLGFRFSLDKVQTLDLDFADLQRSDVKFIKVAADLMIEQLLDLDGGAPLRSMPDIQAADFAALTRRYGVEVIAEKVENERQVVDILELDVAMGQGHLFGEPRAIKEQVLAETDPPAEFLRSTLRSAEQRRRFS
- a CDS encoding TIGR01459 family HAD-type hydrolase; translation: MTLPHALPHLGDVAADYDILLCDVWGVIHNGRESWTAPCEALTRFNRAGGHVVLISNSPRPASDVIAQLDSLGVPREAWKAFVTSGDATRAELAKRAPGPAWIVGPERDAPLYAGLGLERAVSAEDAAFISVTGPVDDTVETPEDYRARFAVGAARDIELICANPDRVVQRGDQLIYCGGALADLYASQGGRVVMAGKPFAPIYDLAIREAEGLLGRPVDRSRVLCIGDGVVTDVMGANAQALDCLFIAQGIHGDQAKGEDGTLDPARAGALLKAETTYARYAALELAW